In Polynucleobacter sp. AP-Ainpum-60-G11, one DNA window encodes the following:
- a CDS encoding ammonium transporter has protein sequence MENLKSGSDVLFILLGAIMVLAMHAGFAFLELGTVRKKNQVNALVKILVDFAVSTIAYFFIGYSIAYGVDFFSGAELLAEKNGYELVKFFFLLTFAAAIPAIISGGIAERAKFNPQLIATFVLVGFIYPFFEGIAWNQHYGIQAWIKSLTGEEFHDFAGSIVVHAVGGWIALPAVMLLGARRGRYTKDGNVAAHPPSSIPFLALGAWILAVGWFGFNVMSAQTIDKVSGLVAMNSLMAMVGGTLAAWVIGRNDPGFTYNGPLAGLVAVCAGSDLMHPMGALVVGLIAGALFVYMFTLVQNRWKIDDVLGVWPLHGLCGLWGGLAAGIFGAKALGGIGGVTFLGQLIGSGLGVAIALISGFVVYGLLKAVLGIRMSQEEEFEGADLSIHRISSTPDREPNW, from the coding sequence GTGGAAAATTTGAAATCAGGCAGTGATGTCTTGTTTATCTTGCTCGGCGCCATCATGGTTCTGGCCATGCATGCAGGGTTTGCTTTTCTCGAGCTGGGTACCGTTCGTAAAAAGAACCAAGTCAATGCCTTAGTAAAAATCTTGGTCGACTTTGCTGTCTCAACTATTGCCTATTTCTTTATTGGCTACAGCATTGCCTACGGAGTGGACTTTTTCTCAGGCGCAGAACTCTTGGCTGAAAAGAATGGCTATGAATTAGTTAAATTCTTTTTCTTGCTTACTTTTGCTGCTGCTATTCCTGCCATTATTTCAGGTGGCATTGCTGAGCGAGCTAAGTTTAATCCGCAGCTCATCGCCACTTTTGTTTTGGTGGGTTTCATTTATCCCTTCTTTGAAGGTATTGCTTGGAATCAGCATTACGGCATTCAGGCATGGATTAAGTCGCTGACTGGTGAAGAGTTTCATGATTTTGCAGGCTCTATCGTTGTGCACGCAGTCGGTGGTTGGATTGCTTTGCCGGCAGTTATGCTTTTAGGTGCGCGTCGCGGTCGTTACACCAAAGATGGCAACGTTGCAGCACATCCTCCTTCAAGCATTCCGTTCTTGGCACTTGGCGCTTGGATTTTGGCGGTAGGTTGGTTTGGATTTAACGTCATGAGTGCGCAGACGATTGATAAGGTCAGCGGCTTAGTTGCCATGAATTCTTTGATGGCAATGGTGGGTGGCACTTTGGCTGCATGGGTTATTGGTCGCAATGATCCGGGCTTTACCTACAACGGTCCTTTAGCTGGCTTGGTAGCAGTTTGTGCGGGCTCAGACTTAATGCATCCCATGGGCGCTTTAGTGGTCGGATTAATTGCGGGCGCTCTTTTTGTCTACATGTTTACCTTAGTACAAAACCGCTGGAAGATTGATGATGTTTTGGGTGTCTGGCCGCTGCATGGCCTATGCGGTTTATGGGGTGGTTTAGCTGCGGGCATCTTTGGAGCAAAAGCGCTGGGTGGTATTGGGGGCGTAACTTTCCTGGGGCAGCTGATTGGTAGCGGCCTAGGGGTGGCGATTGCTCTGATTAGTGGTTTTGTGGTCTACGGATTGCTTAAGGCTGTTTTAGGCATCCGGATGTCACAAGAGGAAGAGTTTGAGGGTGCTGATTTGAGTATTCACCGGATTTCTTCTACTCCTGATCGCGAGCCTAACTGGTAG
- the maiA gene encoding maleylacetoacetate isomerase, which produces MKTQLYSFWRSSAAFRVRIALNLKGMGYEVIPVNIVKSGGAQTAGEYANKNPNRLVPLYTDGNHTIHQSLAIIEYLDEIQENPPLLPRSAIDRAWARSLAMDIAIDVHPLGNIRVLRYLMKNLGVSAEAKDAWGQHWMTLGLESLEKQLSSDSRVGRFAYGDQPSLIDICLVPQIFNALSAKMDMKTYPTLMKIFNECMKLPAFIYASWENQIDAEGSNPLTPPQE; this is translated from the coding sequence ATGAAAACTCAGCTTTATAGCTTTTGGCGTAGCTCAGCAGCTTTTCGGGTGCGCATTGCCCTGAACTTAAAAGGCATGGGGTACGAGGTGATTCCAGTCAATATTGTTAAAAGTGGAGGCGCTCAAACTGCTGGCGAATATGCCAACAAAAACCCCAATCGCTTAGTACCCCTTTATACCGATGGTAATCATACGATTCATCAATCTCTTGCCATCATTGAATACCTTGATGAAATTCAAGAAAATCCTCCCCTGCTACCACGGAGTGCAATTGATAGAGCATGGGCGCGTTCATTAGCAATGGATATTGCGATTGATGTTCACCCACTTGGCAATATCAGGGTATTGCGCTACCTCATGAAAAATTTAGGCGTGAGCGCAGAAGCAAAAGATGCCTGGGGTCAACATTGGATGACCTTGGGACTAGAGAGTCTAGAAAAGCAATTAAGCTCAGACTCGAGAGTTGGCCGCTTTGCTTACGGCGATCAGCCCAGCTTGATTGATATTTGTTTGGTGCCACAAATCTTTAATGCGCTCAGCGCAAAAATGGATATGAAAACCTATCCAACGCTAATGAAGATCTTCAATGAGTGTATGAAGTTACCGGCATTTATTTACGCCTCTTGGGAAAATCAAATAGATGCCGAGGGATCAAACCCCCTTACTCCACCACAAGAATAA
- a CDS encoding TRAP transporter large permease subunit → MSHDLMAPIMFGGLVVFLLIGYPAAFSLGAVGLFFSFIGIEMGMFQPTFLQALPDRVFGILSNDLLLSIPFFTFMGAILEKCGLAEDMLEGLGQLFGPIRGGLAYAVIIVGAILGAITGTVAASVIAMGLISLPVMLRYGYNPRVATGVIAASGTITQLIPPSLVLIVLADQLGKSVGDMYAGAIGPSIIQVTLFCLFIFFLSIFRPQDVPALPPEARPKIDWKLFKKILWGIVPSIALIFLVLGTILMGLATPTEGGAMGSVGALILAAMNKRLQKALVWEAMTSTMRINAMVIFILIGSTVFGLAFRGVDGDLWIENLLSGLPGGQVGFLIAVNLFVFFLAFFLDYFEIAFIIIPLLAPVAEKLGIDLIWFGVLLGANMQTSFMHPPFGFALFYLRGVAPKSLKSSDIYYGALPWVGLQLILVAIIIFIPETVTYFVDKPAAVFDANGPSVDPLAGVEQNEITMDSSADIERQLRENK, encoded by the coding sequence ATTAGTCATGATCTGATGGCCCCCATTATGTTTGGGGGTTTAGTTGTATTTTTATTGATTGGATATCCAGCAGCCTTTTCACTTGGCGCAGTTGGCTTATTCTTTTCTTTCATCGGCATTGAGATGGGCATGTTTCAGCCCACTTTTTTGCAGGCGCTACCGGATAGAGTCTTTGGTATTCTTTCGAATGACCTTTTACTATCTATTCCCTTCTTCACCTTCATGGGGGCCATTCTTGAAAAGTGCGGCTTAGCCGAAGACATGCTTGAGGGCTTAGGTCAATTATTTGGTCCTATTCGAGGTGGACTTGCCTATGCGGTAATTATTGTTGGCGCAATTTTAGGCGCCATTACTGGTACCGTGGCAGCTTCTGTCATTGCCATGGGCTTGATCTCCTTGCCAGTGATGTTGCGTTACGGATACAACCCACGAGTGGCAACTGGCGTTATTGCAGCTTCTGGCACGATCACTCAGCTGATTCCTCCTTCGCTAGTACTGATCGTACTTGCTGATCAATTAGGTAAATCTGTTGGCGACATGTATGCCGGTGCTATTGGACCATCCATTATCCAAGTGACACTCTTTTGCTTGTTTATCTTCTTCTTATCTATCTTTAGACCGCAGGATGTACCGGCTCTACCACCAGAGGCTCGCCCGAAAATTGACTGGAAGTTATTCAAGAAAATTCTGTGGGGAATCGTCCCTTCAATTGCACTGATCTTCTTGGTTCTCGGAACAATTCTGATGGGTCTTGCTACACCTACTGAAGGTGGCGCAATGGGCTCAGTTGGCGCTTTAATTCTGGCGGCAATGAATAAGCGTTTACAAAAGGCATTGGTCTGGGAAGCGATGACTTCTACCATGCGCATTAATGCCATGGTGATCTTCATCCTCATTGGCTCGACCGTTTTTGGCCTAGCATTTAGAGGTGTAGATGGTGATCTATGGATTGAGAACTTACTGTCCGGCCTCCCAGGCGGTCAAGTTGGCTTCTTAATCGCAGTGAATTTGTTTGTATTTTTCCTAGCCTTCTTCTTGGATTATTTTGAGATCGCCTTCATCATTATTCCTTTGCTGGCCCCAGTTGCTGAAAAACTTGGGATTGATCTCATTTGGTTCGGCGTGTTACTCGGCGCAAATATGCAAACTTCGTTCATGCATCCACCATTCGGATTTGCATTGTTCTACTTGCGTGGTGTGGCACCAAAATCTCTCAAGAGTTCTGACATTTACTATGGGGCACTACCTTGGGTTGGTTTACAACTCATCCTGGTTGCCATCATTATCTTTATCCCAGAAACTGTGACTTATTTTGTCGATAAGCCTGCAGCTGTCTTTGATGCTAATGGCCCATCTGTTGATCCATTAGCTGGTGTAGAGCAAAATGAGATCACAATGGACTCAAGCGCAGATATTGAACGTCAGCTTAGAGAAAATAAATAA
- a CDS encoding gamma carbonic anhydrase family protein — MAIFELDGNTPRLDEGAWVAESAEVIGRVELHRNTSVWPKVVIRGDNDLIQIGEGSNVQDASILHTDPGYPLIIGKQVTVGHQVMLHGCHVGDGSLIGIGAVILNGAKIGKNCLVGAGALVTEGKEFPDGSMILGSPAKAVKTLTPEQIAGIEDIAGRYVKNAQRYQKTLKKIA, encoded by the coding sequence ATGGCTATATTTGAACTAGATGGAAATACTCCCCGCTTAGATGAGGGAGCTTGGGTTGCTGAGAGCGCAGAAGTGATCGGTAGGGTCGAGCTCCATCGCAATACAAGCGTGTGGCCTAAGGTGGTTATCCGTGGTGACAACGATCTCATTCAAATTGGCGAGGGTAGCAATGTGCAAGATGCATCGATTTTGCATACTGACCCTGGCTACCCTCTCATCATTGGCAAGCAAGTTACCGTTGGGCATCAAGTGATGCTCCATGGTTGTCATGTCGGTGATGGTAGCTTGATCGGTATTGGTGCCGTGATTTTGAATGGCGCCAAAATTGGTAAGAACTGCTTGGTGGGCGCTGGCGCACTAGTCACGGAAGGTAAAGAATTTCCTGATGGCTCGATGATTTTAGGTTCTCCGGCCAAGGCAGTGAAGACGCTAACCCCAGAGCAGATAGCGGGTATTGAAGATATTGCAGGGCGTTACGTCAAAAACGCACAGCGATACCAGAAGACCCTGAAGAAAATTGCTTGA
- a CDS encoding trimeric intracellular cation channel family protein, whose protein sequence is MDQINFWIGIIATIAFAVTGVLAIADRGVDLFGVLVLGVITSIGGGTLRDIILEVPAFWSIAQIYIWVALGACIVTFVAESFFTQPQIYRWMLYIDGLGAALFGIQGADKAWNLGFGLPVAPVILGVVTAIGGGLLRDILAGRKTLLMSHELYAIPVTLGCLLYILILNFFPEFTLEGSVICMLAIFGLRAAAIYWDLRVPKLFITKTR, encoded by the coding sequence ATGGATCAAATTAATTTCTGGATTGGCATTATTGCCACGATTGCTTTTGCGGTGACAGGTGTTCTGGCTATCGCCGATCGAGGGGTTGATCTTTTTGGTGTTCTGGTTTTAGGGGTGATCACCTCTATTGGTGGTGGAACGCTGAGGGACATTATTTTGGAGGTGCCCGCTTTCTGGTCGATTGCCCAGATTTATATTTGGGTGGCATTGGGTGCATGCATTGTCACCTTTGTGGCCGAATCTTTTTTTACGCAACCTCAGATCTATCGCTGGATGCTTTATATCGATGGACTTGGTGCAGCCTTGTTTGGCATTCAGGGTGCAGATAAGGCTTGGAATTTAGGATTTGGTTTACCTGTTGCCCCAGTGATTCTTGGGGTAGTGACTGCTATTGGCGGCGGTCTCTTGCGTGACATCTTGGCTGGCAGAAAAACACTACTCATGTCGCACGAGCTTTATGCAATCCCTGTAACGCTGGGTTGCCTCTTGTACATTCTGATTCTGAATTTCTTTCCTGAGTTCACGCTCGAGGGATCAGTAATTTGTATGCTCGCTATTTTTGGACTACGCGCAGCTGCCATTTACTGGGATCTGCGCGTACCCAAATTATTTATTACTAAAACGCGCTAA
- a CDS encoding AEC family transporter — protein MFYVFNVVFPVFALILIGYICGRTGKLGESASIELNRFVVWLALPAQLFNFASSSSWQTLWQPGFITAFFLSCLLVFILVLVVTWTRNRDLAAASFSGLSASYSNTGYMGIPLCVLALGQDGLAPAIIATFIVFVMFAIATVLIEVGVQSHKKSHEIVWNVLKSLCTNPLLIAPVAGLVWSSTDLILYDPLAQVISFLAAAATPCALVSIGLFLMQKENSAPQQAWGIGFAKLIIQPLVAWLIASPILDLPTLWVNAVVILAALPTGTGPFMLAQYYSADGRIISRVVLLTTVGSLLTLSLFLWWSKGV, from the coding sequence TTGTTCTACGTTTTCAATGTTGTCTTCCCAGTATTTGCGCTGATTCTGATTGGCTACATTTGTGGCAGAACCGGTAAGTTGGGTGAAAGCGCATCCATTGAATTAAATCGCTTTGTCGTTTGGCTGGCCTTGCCCGCACAATTATTTAATTTCGCATCCAGTAGTAGTTGGCAAACACTTTGGCAGCCTGGCTTCATTACTGCTTTCTTTCTGAGTTGCTTACTAGTGTTTATTTTGGTGTTGGTAGTTACTTGGACCCGTAATCGAGACTTAGCTGCTGCTAGTTTTTCAGGTTTGAGTGCGTCTTACTCCAATACGGGATATATGGGCATCCCACTCTGTGTTTTAGCGCTTGGTCAAGATGGTTTGGCGCCAGCAATCATTGCGACCTTTATTGTTTTTGTGATGTTTGCCATAGCAACTGTCCTCATCGAAGTCGGTGTGCAGTCCCACAAAAAATCTCATGAAATTGTCTGGAATGTATTGAAGTCTCTGTGCACAAATCCATTATTGATTGCGCCAGTTGCGGGTTTGGTATGGTCATCTACTGACTTGATTTTGTATGACCCATTAGCGCAAGTGATCTCTTTCTTAGCTGCAGCTGCAACGCCTTGCGCCTTAGTTTCTATTGGCTTGTTTTTGATGCAGAAAGAAAATTCAGCGCCTCAACAAGCCTGGGGTATTGGTTTTGCAAAGCTGATTATTCAGCCTCTAGTAGCTTGGTTAATCGCTAGCCCAATCTTAGATTTGCCTACTTTGTGGGTAAATGCTGTTGTCATTTTGGCCGCTCTTCCTACTGGTACAGGGCCATTTATGTTGGCTCAGTATTACAGCGCAGATGGCAGAATTATTTCTCGAGTGGTGCTCTTAACGACAGTGGGATCTTTGCTAACACTGTCTTTATTCTTGTGGTGGAGTAAGGGGGTTTGA
- a CDS encoding TRAP transporter substrate-binding protein: protein MKRRDFLSKTALGAAAGVLAAPAIAQSMPEVKWRCASSFPKSLDTIYGGGEYISKRVAALTDGKFQIRIFGAGEIVPAFGTVDAVQQGTVECTHTAGYYFVGKNKTFAFDTTVPFGMNQRQQNAWMYWGGGLKLQREFLRDYNIVSFPAGNTGTQMGGWFKKPVKTVADLKGLKMRIAGLGGEVMSRLGAIPQQIAGGDIYPALEKGVIDAAEWVGPYDDEKLGFYKIAPYYYYPGWWEACSMYSMYVNIKEWEKLPKQYQEAFTSACAECNIDMMAEYDYKNPIALQSLIKNGVKLQSYSTEIMKAASNAAFEMYEEEAAKNPSFKKIYEPWKKFRNDQMLWNKVAEQTLMSFMLTNPVK from the coding sequence ATGAAAAGACGTGACTTTTTAAGTAAAACCGCATTAGGCGCAGCTGCTGGCGTACTAGCAGCTCCGGCCATCGCTCAATCCATGCCTGAAGTGAAGTGGCGCTGCGCTTCTAGCTTCCCAAAAAGCCTAGACACAATTTATGGTGGTGGCGAATATATTTCTAAGCGCGTCGCAGCGCTGACCGATGGCAAGTTTCAAATTCGTATTTTTGGGGCAGGTGAGATTGTTCCAGCATTTGGTACTGTTGATGCCGTTCAACAAGGCACTGTAGAGTGCACTCACACTGCCGGCTATTACTTCGTTGGTAAAAATAAAACGTTTGCGTTTGACACTACCGTTCCCTTCGGAATGAACCAACGCCAGCAAAATGCTTGGATGTACTGGGGTGGTGGCTTGAAGCTACAACGTGAGTTCTTACGCGACTACAACATTGTCTCCTTCCCAGCAGGTAATACTGGTACACAAATGGGCGGCTGGTTTAAAAAACCTGTCAAAACAGTAGCTGACCTCAAAGGTCTGAAAATGCGTATTGCGGGCTTAGGCGGCGAGGTGATGTCACGTCTAGGCGCCATCCCTCAGCAAATTGCTGGTGGTGATATTTATCCCGCACTAGAAAAAGGTGTGATTGATGCCGCCGAGTGGGTTGGTCCTTATGACGATGAAAAACTAGGCTTTTACAAGATCGCGCCTTACTACTACTACCCAGGATGGTGGGAAGCGTGCTCCATGTATTCCATGTACGTCAATATTAAGGAATGGGAGAAGTTGCCGAAGCAATATCAAGAGGCTTTCACTTCAGCCTGTGCGGAATGCAATATCGACATGATGGCCGAGTACGACTACAAGAATCCAATTGCGCTCCAAAGCTTAATCAAGAATGGCGTAAAGCTCCAATCCTATTCAACAGAAATCATGAAAGCAGCCTCCAATGCTGCGTTCGAGATGTATGAAGAAGAGGCAGCCAAAAACCCATCGTTCAAGAAAATTTATGAGCCATGGAAGAAATTCCGCAACGACCAGATGCTTTGGAACAAGGTTGCAGAACAGACTCTGATGAGCTTCATGTTAACTAACCCAGTCAAATAA
- a CDS encoding TRAP transporter small permease subunit, whose translation MPKQLLLFSSFVDRLNDRFGVLASWLVLIAVLVSTANALIRYGFNISSNGWLEAQWYLFAGMVMFGAATTFRLNEHVRVDVLYALYPNRVRLWLDFWGGIIFFLPVTIIIGYYSWEFFITSIIQNETSSNPGGLIRWPVRGAITLGFFLLTLQGLSEIIKRYAAIIGVIKIDPKYERPLQ comes from the coding sequence ATGCCAAAACAATTATTACTTTTCTCAAGTTTCGTTGATCGCCTGAATGACCGTTTTGGTGTATTAGCGAGTTGGTTGGTATTGATAGCTGTACTGGTCAGCACTGCAAATGCGCTGATCCGGTACGGCTTCAATATCAGTTCGAATGGCTGGTTAGAAGCGCAGTGGTATTTATTCGCCGGGATGGTGATGTTTGGTGCCGCCACTACGTTTCGACTAAATGAACATGTTCGGGTAGACGTGCTTTATGCACTCTATCCAAACAGGGTTCGTCTGTGGTTAGATTTCTGGGGGGGTATTATTTTCTTCCTGCCGGTGACCATCATCATTGGCTACTACTCCTGGGAATTTTTCATCACCTCCATTATTCAAAATGAAACCTCAAGCAATCCTGGCGGCCTCATTCGCTGGCCAGTTAGAGGCGCTATTACTCTAGGCTTCTTCTTGCTGACCCTTCAGGGTCTCTCTGAAATTATCAAGCGATACGCAGCCATCATCGGCGTAATCAAAATCGATCCTAAGTACGAAAGACCTTTGCAATGA
- a CDS encoding gamma-glutamyltransferase family protein, with the protein MQQKWGIRGMAVAPHSLASESALAVLHEGGNALEAMVAAAATIAVVYPHMNSIGGDSFWVVHSPGKTMGGIDACGAAAGLATKQWYAERGITKTIPFRGAIAANTVAGTISGWGAAQKLSKQGLGGKLPLSRLLADAIHYAEAGVPVTFSQSSLTEKKRPELSSIPGFAETFLVNGKAPEVGSIFKQERLAKTLRQISRKGTEDYYRGDLAELLAKELTDIGSPLRLSDLHRHQAKLIDPLELKHSMGNVYNMTPPTQGVVSLMIIGILDQLNLKRFKVDSSEYVHHCVEATKQAFKVRDQFVTDPAYMTKNAQSFLSPTFLKKLAKNIDPEKALPWGQGKGPADTIWMGVVDGNGNCVSFIQSIYHEFGAGIVLPKSGVNWQNRGCSFSLDPKTLNHLEPYRKPFHTLNPAMALFKDGRSMVYGTMGGDGQPQTQCAVFTRTATYGLDPQDAISRPRWLLGRTWGQTSDSLKLESRFSPWVAKELHALGHEIEMLDAFDETVGHAGCIIRDPSGTLHGGWDPRSDGAVSAF; encoded by the coding sequence ATGCAACAAAAATGGGGAATTCGAGGGATGGCGGTAGCGCCACACTCACTAGCATCTGAGTCAGCGCTTGCGGTACTGCATGAAGGTGGGAATGCACTAGAAGCAATGGTTGCTGCAGCTGCAACTATTGCCGTTGTTTACCCTCACATGAACTCGATTGGCGGCGACTCTTTTTGGGTGGTTCATTCCCCGGGCAAAACCATGGGCGGAATTGATGCCTGTGGCGCAGCGGCTGGCTTAGCAACTAAACAGTGGTATGCCGAGCGCGGAATCACTAAGACTATTCCATTTCGAGGTGCCATTGCCGCTAATACGGTTGCAGGCACCATTTCCGGCTGGGGCGCCGCGCAAAAGCTTTCAAAACAAGGTTTAGGTGGAAAGCTCCCGCTCTCTCGCTTGCTGGCAGATGCCATTCACTACGCAGAAGCTGGTGTTCCGGTCACTTTTAGCCAATCAAGCTTGACTGAAAAAAAGAGGCCTGAATTAAGCTCCATCCCTGGATTTGCTGAAACATTTTTAGTGAATGGCAAAGCGCCCGAAGTAGGCAGCATCTTCAAACAAGAACGTCTTGCTAAAACCTTGCGTCAAATTTCTCGCAAAGGAACCGAAGATTACTACCGTGGTGATTTAGCTGAATTACTTGCCAAGGAGCTTACCGATATTGGTAGCCCTCTCAGGTTGTCGGATTTGCATCGCCATCAAGCCAAACTCATTGACCCGCTTGAACTCAAACACAGCATGGGGAATGTCTACAATATGACGCCGCCAACCCAAGGCGTTGTGTCTTTGATGATCATCGGCATATTAGATCAACTTAATCTCAAGCGCTTTAAGGTTGATAGTTCTGAGTATGTTCATCACTGTGTTGAAGCTACCAAACAAGCTTTCAAGGTACGAGATCAATTTGTTACTGATCCAGCGTACATGACAAAAAATGCACAGTCTTTCTTATCGCCCACCTTCCTAAAGAAGCTGGCAAAAAATATTGATCCTGAAAAAGCTTTACCTTGGGGTCAAGGTAAAGGACCTGCAGATACGATTTGGATGGGTGTGGTTGATGGCAATGGCAATTGCGTCTCATTCATTCAAAGTATTTATCACGAGTTTGGTGCCGGCATCGTGCTACCCAAGTCTGGCGTGAACTGGCAGAACCGAGGATGCAGCTTCTCGCTGGACCCCAAAACACTCAATCACCTCGAACCCTATCGCAAACCATTTCATACATTGAATCCAGCCATGGCTTTATTTAAGGATGGGCGATCAATGGTGTACGGCACCATGGGTGGCGATGGCCAACCCCAAACTCAGTGCGCCGTCTTTACTCGTACAGCGACATATGGACTTGATCCACAAGATGCGATTAGCCGCCCGCGTTGGTTACTTGGCAGAACCTGGGGGCAAACTAGCGATAGCTTGAAGTTAGAGTCGCGCTTCAGCCCATGGGTTGCCAAAGAACTGCATGCCCTTGGGCACGAAATTGAAATGCTCGATGCCTTTGATGAAACCGTTGGTCACGCAGGCTGCATTATTCGGGATCCATCTGGAACCTTACACGGCGGCTGGGATCCCCGCAGTGATGGTGCTGTTAGCGCGTTTTAG
- a CDS encoding Rap1a/Tai family immunity protein: protein MKKVLVLLAALGAFSGLAQAQEKVQVLSTQELVNVCKLPASPESRSFCVGYTTAIYDTYLATRHPKHAKPYICVKQPAPSRDEVIGEFVKFGQTNQQTADKPASGVFLGFLASRFPCAKK, encoded by the coding sequence ATGAAAAAAGTTTTAGTTCTGTTAGCTGCTTTAGGCGCATTTTCTGGCCTGGCTCAAGCCCAAGAAAAAGTTCAGGTACTGAGCACTCAAGAGCTAGTGAACGTTTGCAAATTACCAGCAAGCCCAGAATCTCGTAGCTTTTGCGTAGGCTACACAACAGCTATTTACGACACTTATTTAGCTACACGTCATCCAAAGCACGCTAAGCCTTACATTTGCGTTAAGCAACCAGCGCCGTCACGCGATGAAGTTATTGGTGAATTTGTAAAATTTGGCCAAACCAATCAACAGACTGCTGATAAACCAGCCTCCGGTGTTTTCTTGGGCTTCTTGGCATCACGCTTTCCTTGCGCCAAAAAATAA
- a CDS encoding MFS transporter, whose translation MSTSTKAAPMTAEERKVIFASSLGTVFEWYDFYLYGSLAAVIAKQFFSGLDAGSAFIFALLAFAAGFIVRPFGALVFGRLGDLIGRKYTFLVTILIMGGATFIVGILPNYATIGVAAPVILIALRMLQGLALGGEYGGAATYVAEHAPHGRRGAYTAWIQTTATLGLFLSLLVILFTRELTGADFDVWGWRVPFIVSIALLGVSVYIRLSMNESPAFKKMKDEGKLSKAPLTESFGQWKNLKIVILALFGLVAGQAVVWYTGQFYALFYLTQVLKVDAKTANLLIAASLVIGTPFFVVFGSLSDKIGRKVIIMGGLLLAVITYIPNTPVSVFNALTHFANPALENAMATAPATITADVNECTFQFNPTGTAKFTSSCDIAKQVMASNSASYSTVAGPAGGVAVVKIGDTEITGYSAKGLAPADAKAKDAEFKKAIRDALNAAGYPAKANPADINYVAVLLLLVYLVILVTMVYGPIAAMLVEMFPTRIRYTSMSLPYHIGNGWFGGLLPTISFALVAQNGNIYYGLWYPIIIAAMTLVIGVLFVKETKDVDIYAKD comes from the coding sequence ATGTCAACATCAACTAAAGCAGCCCCAATGACCGCTGAAGAACGCAAAGTTATTTTTGCTTCCTCTTTAGGTACGGTTTTTGAGTGGTATGACTTTTATCTTTACGGTTCATTGGCTGCCGTTATCGCCAAGCAGTTCTTCTCTGGCTTAGATGCAGGCTCAGCCTTCATTTTTGCATTGCTTGCGTTTGCTGCCGGTTTTATCGTTCGCCCATTCGGCGCTCTGGTATTCGGTCGCTTAGGCGATTTGATTGGTCGTAAATACACCTTCTTGGTGACGATCCTCATCATGGGTGGTGCTACGTTTATCGTTGGTATTCTGCCTAACTACGCCACTATCGGTGTTGCCGCTCCTGTGATCTTGATCGCATTACGTATGCTTCAAGGTTTGGCTTTGGGTGGTGAGTACGGTGGTGCTGCAACTTACGTTGCTGAGCACGCTCCTCACGGACGTCGTGGTGCATACACAGCTTGGATTCAGACAACAGCCACACTTGGCTTGTTCTTATCCTTGTTAGTGATTTTGTTCACACGTGAATTAACTGGTGCAGACTTTGACGTTTGGGGCTGGCGCGTTCCATTCATCGTATCTATCGCCTTGTTAGGTGTTTCCGTTTACATCCGTTTATCGATGAACGAATCCCCCGCCTTCAAGAAGATGAAAGATGAAGGTAAATTGTCTAAAGCTCCTTTGACAGAGTCATTTGGTCAATGGAAGAACTTGAAGATTGTTATCTTGGCATTGTTTGGTCTGGTTGCAGGTCAAGCAGTGGTTTGGTACACAGGTCAGTTCTACGCTTTGTTCTACCTCACACAAGTATTGAAGGTAGATGCTAAGACTGCGAACTTGTTGATTGCTGCTTCATTGGTAATCGGCACACCATTCTTCGTTGTATTCGGTAGCTTGTCAGACAAGATTGGCCGTAAGGTCATCATCATGGGTGGCTTGTTATTGGCTGTAATTACATACATTCCAAATACACCAGTTTCCGTATTTAATGCTTTGACCCACTTTGCTAACCCAGCGTTAGAAAATGCAATGGCCACTGCACCCGCTACGATTACTGCTGATGTGAATGAATGTACGTTCCAGTTCAACCCAACAGGTACAGCTAAGTTCACAAGTTCTTGCGATATCGCAAAACAAGTGATGGCATCTAACTCTGCTAGCTATAGCACTGTTGCTGGCCCTGCTGGCGGCGTAGCTGTTGTCAAGATTGGTGATACAGAAATCACTGGTTACTCTGCAAAAGGTTTGGCTCCTGCTGATGCAAAAGCTAAAGATGCTGAGTTCAAGAAAGCAATTCGTGATGCATTGAATGCTGCTGGTTACCCAGCTAAAGCAAACCCAGCTGACATTAACTATGTTGCTGTATTGCTCTTGTTGGTGTACTTGGTGATCTTGGTAACCATGGTCTATGGCCCAATCGCTGCGATGTTAGTTGAGATGTTCCCAACTCGCATTCGTTACACATCTATGTCCTTGCCATACCACATTGGTAACGGTTGGTTTGGTGGCTTGTTGCCAACGATCTCCTTCGCCTTGGTAGCGCAAAACGGTAACATTTACTATGGTCTCTGGTACCCAATCATCATCGCTGCGATGACATTGGTAATCGGTGTACTGTTTGTAAAAGAAACTAAAGACGTAGATATCTACGCTAAAGACTAA